The nucleotide window TCTGAATTTTGTTTCTGATGGGTCAGTCCTCAAAAACAACATCCTCCATTTCGATATGTTCATGTACAAGTCAAGAGTGTCTAAAGGAAACGGGGAGGTTCGGCGGTATTGCTTTTAACTCTTCGTAGTTACCTTCTGCATTATCGTATTGGAATGGATGCTGTCCATAGACAATGGGGTCATGCCAATTCCATGACTCTGGAATCCAAAGAAGTAGTACTCCGTATGATTTCTGGAAGCATCTACGAATATCAGATGAGAACTCTTCAACACTAGGTATCTGCCTCTACAGAGTGGTAACAAAGGATGCAGGTGGATAGAAGATTGACTTACACCAGCGAGTGGTATCTGTCGCTAATCCCAATTCCGCACAGCTTCTACTACTGCCCCTCCTTGCACACGCCCTTCACGTAAAACAAAACTCCACTAACAAGGCGTCAACTGCGCCCAAGTCAACCAAACTTTCTACAGTTTTCAGCTCTTCTGATCGATTgaagtataaatataattctcTGTAGAGGGTATCTTGGAGCTCTTGTACAGTTGTCAACTATCATACGTTTACAATGGCCACAATTCGACATGCCCGAAGGGAGGGTAAGCTCcaacatccaatccaatgccTCTAGAGAGTCGTCATGGTGCTAACTTAAGCTCTCTGAAGATGCTCCCACAATTCTCCAGCTCATCCAGGAGCTCGCCGATTACGAGAAGGAGCCTGATGCGAACAAGGCGACCGTTGAAAGCATCCAGGCCACAGTCGCGTTCGCACCCTCCGACTCCCCTAATGTCGACGCCTCCATTATCCCAGCCACCGAACCTATATCACCAACGAAGCCCGCTCGttgccttctcctctttACCCCCGAAGGTGAAGCCGCTGGCATGGCATTGTACTTCTACAACTACAGCACATGGCGCTCGCGTGCTGGTATCTACCTAGAGGACCTATACGTGCGCGAATCGGCACGTGGCAAGGGATACGGCAAGAAACTGTTGAGCACTCTGGCTAAGCAAGTCCTTGCCATTGATGGCGCTCGGCTTGATTGGGTAGTTCTCAAGTGGAACGAGCCCAGCATCAAGTTCTACGAGAGCATTGGTGCATACGCTATGAACGATTGGGTCGGTATGCGTGTAGATGGCGAGGGCCTGAACAAACTGGCCAATTTAATGGATTCATAGACATAATGGAAAACAAAACAGTCAAATGTTCACTGAGCACGGAGGCCATATGAAATGTGATGTCTATGACTTCTGCGTCTCAAGAGGGTTGGCCGCAGTCCTTGATTGTGAATATGGCGCTCGTTGAGATCGGGAGGGGGGGTTTGGCTTTTTACCCTTGCTATCGACGCCCTCGAAAATAGCCAGTTGCGCTCTTGTAGGGGGGACCGCGGGGGTTGTCAAAGCACCCCATAtgaacttgagcttgtctGGCTTCGAATCTGGATCCATCTTCGGGGTGAACTGCCAGACTCGTTGATAAGCACGCCTAAACCATCTGGGCGAATACTCCTGATGATTTAACCTTGGCTGATATGGATGCTTTTCCCTATTCCGCCCAACCAAACCATAGACGGAAAGCGGACTCTGACGCTCAACCTGAGAGGCGGGCCGAGAAGCATAGCCCTCCCAATCCCAAGTATCAGACTTCGTAGTACTACCGTGCGAGGGCTTCGCAACAGGCCGTCTTTCCGGGACTTTCCACTGATCTTCCTGCTGAGCGCCGCTGCTGAGTCGACCTAAAAGATCCCACTCATCTTTTCCAAGAGGTGGCATCGTTTTGTTTGAAATGCGCTTCCAGAATTTTGCTCGCTTGGCTTGATATATATTGGGGGTTGGTGGTTTCCCCCAGATGGTTTGACTAGGAACCTTTGAATCGGGTTGGAGGCTTTTGATATCTCTATGAGGCCAAGATAGTCTTGCTGATTGCTGTAAATCCCGCTGGCTGCGGAGGAGCTTTCGGAGCTTCTCAGTGTCCCACTTCGCATAGAATGCTGGCTGAAGAGGTTTTGGTCCTTTTCGTACCAGAGGTGCTTTCGCTTTTGGTTCTTCTCCATTGCCTGGTGTTTCGTTCGAGTCCTTTGGAGGATTCTTCGAGGTTTGGCTATCTATCGCTGTTTCGGCTGGTCTATGTGGAGAGGAATCGGCTTGCAACTTAATTGCTTTAAGCTCGACCGTTTCTGTTGACTTTTCGTGCGCTTCAACTCCTTGGATCAAGGCCTCCAAAGCATCCGAGTTACTGGGAGGTTCGAGCTTTATAAAGTCCGAAAGTAGGCTTCGCCTTCGGGCCCCTGTTCTACCAAATGCCTCCATTATCAAGTCTTCCATGAGCGTTTGCTTGCCACTGTTTGCTGCTCTCAATTTACGCAGAAGATTGACCGCAGTGACGCGGTGCCTGTTCTGGTGGCGATCATATTTTCGATGGCTTCGAAATCGTGTGCGAATACGATGTGTAACCTCTGGACGTATTGCTGGAGGGAGATACGATGTTTCGCGAAGGATGTGTCGAtagagatgaagaggaggtaGATAGGTGGGAATTACGAAATGAGGACGAGGCATTATGACGACCGTAATAAGAGCGAGAGACAACGGGAGAGGCTCGGAGCCATGTGAGAGAATTCTAATTGCAAATTGCAAAGGTTCAAGATTGGGTCTTGAAATGATATCGAAGCATGCATTTGGATATCTACAACGGTACAATTTTCGTTTCTACGGTAGATCTTCGGGCAGTGGGTTCAAGCGTCGGAGAGCTCGAATGTTTATAGCAGATAGAAAGGCAATGAACTGAATCTGATATCTGCAACGATGATCTACTCCAAAGGCATGGACTGGAGACAGAAGGCGATGTGTCTCAGTCATGTCAGTGAACCATCACCATGGCAGGGGCAGGAAGTCGCCTAGAGATACTTATGCTCTAGcaccaagagcttgaacgATGTACACCACGTCATTGATGGCATTGATGGCATTGCATAACTCGGTTTTGACAGTGCGAATGGAACTGGGAGATCTATGCAATTCACAGCCAAGGAAGTATCTGTTGTGTTATGCATGAAACAAAGAGtggccaagttcaacaaGTGGTTACATTAGTGGCCTTGACAATCCGCGCGTGGCCTGAGAATTAATGGCCATAAGCTTCGTGTACTTGCACAATTCTTTAGCAGCCAATGGCCTGAGGTGGTTGCGAACAACAAAGGCATGGCATGGCCAGGCCACTGCAACAGGCCAAGTTGCAAAGTTAGCGGGCCTCAAGATGAGTACATCGACCTTCACGAGGCTTGGCTCGTGCATTTCACGGTCTTTACGCGCTTTACGCGCGAGACACGTCCAAGGGCGCGACCAAGCACGAAACGGACACGTCTCGATTAATTGAACGCATCTTTTTTTTGCTCTTCCCGTTCCCGTTCACGCTCATCAGCCGAGGGATCGGGAACTTGCTGCAAGTGAGCACAACCTAACAAGTCACTTTGACGTGCATAAGCTTAGTACGGTTGACGATGGTACATCAATTAATTGCCTCCACCAAAGCCAATTTATCCCTCTTTATCAGGTGCAGAAGTTACCTGCATTAGCATCATCCAGGCAACTCTCCTCTGCAAACACCCGACACCTGCAACCTTGATCACTTCTTTGCTTTCATCCTCACCTCGTTCCCGTCTCCTACACGAACTTAATTGAAAGCAGCTATAGTGGAGGTCTTTCACCGGGCCAACTGAGCTACAGGCGGCTCATTACGCAGAACCCGCTAAAGCATTGGTTGTCAGCGCACTCCCCTCTCGTCTCTGGGGCATCTTCCAGGTACCTGAGACCCTGGGCCGGTTCACCTGTAACTCACTTCCAATCACTTGCACAACTCCGCCCTGGCCCGCCCACTGCACTATCTTGAGCTACTCATTTCgtctcaactccatcttcattctGCAACCACCCAGTTTTTAGGCGCACAAAAAGACTGAAACTCCGACCACGAAGCGCATGAGTGAGCCCGGATAACCACCTTTAGCCTCGTACGGCACTTTCAAAACACTGTATCCTATTATACTGCCCGGCCATATCGACCTCTTGTTTCAAACCTGCGCGTTTCCCTGCTGGCTGTACATACCCTTTCGACTTGCTCTTTCTTGTGGTACTGGTTGGCGCTGTGATGCTATTACGCTCTTTATCAAACAGCCTCAAAAAACCTTCCCAGTCGAGAAAGTGATAATATCACGCTGCGAGTAATTACCCTGTAATACGAGATGCCGTCAGCATCGcaatcatctcaacaatcATTCAGCATGAGCCAACAATCGCAATCTGGTGTGGGTAATTCCTTCAGAGGTTATAATGGTGACTCTGAAGGTGCTACCATTTACTCGGTATGCAATGTCCAAAAACTTTACTACTCTCCCTCTGTTAACAATGGTCTGATATAGGCATCGTATTCTGGCGTGGATGTATACGAGATGGAGGTCAACAATGTCGCCGTGATGCGCCGTCGCAACGACTCATGGCTCAATGCCACCCAGATCCTCAAAGTCGCCGGCGTAGATAAGGGGAAGCGCACCAAGATTCTCGAGAAAGAAATCCAGACGGGCGAGCACGAAAAGGTTCAAGGCGGTTATGGAAAATATCAAGGCACTTGGATAAAATTCGATCGAGGTGTCCAAGTTTGTCGTCAATACGGCGTCGAGGAGCTTTTGCGACCACTCCTGACCTACGACATGGGCCAAGATGGAGGTGTTGCAGGTCGAGGCGATTTCAATACACCAACAAAGGAACAAGCTATGGCCGCACAGAGGAAACGGTTGTATAATCAAAGTACGGATGGAAGGCCTAATGGCCTTAGTGGGACATTTTTCAAGAACATCTCGACTACTGCCTCACATGCCGTCGCCGCCATCAGCAAAGCTCGCTTCGATTCACCAGGCCCTCGAAGCCGCAATGGCCCTTCGAGAGCACCCTCTTTTAGCCGCCAAGCATCCATGCAGAACGGAGATGATTTCCCAAGCAACTCTCAACAGAGCTTTGCCTCAGATTATGGACAACAAGTTGATTCAGCATACTCGACGCAACAGATTAACAACTCAGTCCAGATGAACGAGACAGAGCCCCCCCGGAAACGCCAACGAGTGGCCATGACGCCAGGCGATAGCTTTAGCGGATATGGGCAAAATATGGACATGTATGCAGCGGCCTTCCCTGGATCACCAACGGAACCAAACGAGTCTTTTATCTACACTCAAAATACTATGCAGGATGGCTCGCCAGTGGACGAGGGTAGTGGGCCCCTGGCGCCTCTCCCTTACGAGATGTCCCCCGAGGTTGAGATGAAACGAAACatgctgatgagcttgttttTGGAAGCTCCTGGGACCGATCCTACGAAGCATGATATGCTTCGAAGTTACACCCCAAAGGAATTGGATATGCCCATCGACTTGCAAAGCCATACTGCTCTCCACTGGGCTGCTACACTCGCCCGCATGCCTCTGCTCCGTGCTCTCATCGCTGCTGGCGCTTCCCCTTCCCGCGTAAATGCTTCCGGCGAAACAGCCCTGATGAGGGCATGTTTAGTCACAAATTCACAGGATCATAACTCGTTTCCTGACCTCCTAGAGGTTTTGGGCAGCACCATAGAGGCACGGGACCACAAGGGACGGACGGTTCTTCATCACATTGCGGTAACGAGCGCTGTGAAGGGACGCAACGCTGCAAGCCGATATTATCTCGAAAGCCTTCTGGAGTGGGTTGTAAGGCAAGGTAGCGCACCTAATAGCCAGGCTACCAACGGGAATGGGCCCAGCGCCTCACAGTCGGCCAACCCAAAAATGGGAATCGCCCGCTTCATGAGCGAGATAGTCAATGCTCAAGATAGTGTTGGCGACACGGCTCTGAACATTGCATCTCGAATCGGAAACCGCAGTATTATTTCACAACTCTTAGAGGTCGGCGCCGATCCGAATATCGCTAACCGTGTTGGTCTACGCCCCCTTGACTTTGGCATCGGCAGTGAGAATGTTGAGGACAAGACGAACGGCGAAATCAATGTGGATAAGAATGGTGCGACAGGGACAAATCAACGCAGTCGTGAGAGCAGTGACGAGATAGTAGCATGTAAGTTGATCACACCTCGAGAATTCATCGGTTCATTGCTGACACGAACAGCCATCTCCCACCTATTATCAGAAACAGGCTCAGCTTTCCAAACCGAGATGAAAGCCAAACAAGCTTCTCTCGACACCCTTCATACCACTCTCCGCACTACGTCAACACAACTTGGCGAAGCCCGACGAACTTTTGAACACCTGACCGCGACGCTTAAGAAGCAACAATTAGCTCGGCAAAAGGTCGCGAATCTGTCACACGCACGTGAGGACGAGCAAGTCCGTCTCATGCAAGAACAATCTAGAGCATCACAGCCCAAcccctcatcttcatggGAAACAGAGCTGTCTGCTATGCTTGAAGCCGCTGATGATACCTCGGGAAGTGGTTTCGGCGGTGAGGGCCTCCTGCCCTCAGCAGCAGTTCTACGTGCCCGTATTCGTGCCGTCGAGGGACGTCGTGATATGACTCGAAAGATGGTCGCCGCCCTAAAAGGACGGAGCCGCGATGTCGAAGTCAAGTACCGCCGTGTAGTGGCGTTGTGCACGGGAGTCCAAGAAGACGAGGTTGACGCTGTCATTGACGGTCTACTGAAAGCCGTTGAAAGCGAACACGAGGAGCTCGAAATCAACCGTGTGAGACGCTTCCTCGGCGGCGTCGAAGGTGTTGTGCACTGATGCTAAGTTCCTGGATTTCTTGTCTGCACAGCACACCTCAGTTTGTGCTTACTGCAGACTGTAACGACTACACTTCCTGTACGATTCTGTGTTTATTTGTACACGGTGCTTTTGATACCCGCTGAGCCCGAAAAGCACCCCTGCTCGTGGTGGACTAGAACAATGGGCGTTTTCTTACTTTTGGCCATGGGTGCATACCTTTTTGTTTATAGTTCTATTGCTGTTTCAAGATTTTTGTCGCATTGTCGTTTTGTCTACGAGAACCGAAGATTGGACgactacttatttataccTTTATTTCTGGACGAGAAGGAGTGAGCATAAAAGAGGAAAGAGGAGCAGTTGGATAGATAGCGCCCTTGATGAGTAATGGTGTATAATATATGACATGAAGAATTTTCATTGATTGGGTGCCTTCACTTCGGtgaatataagctatatgaAAAGAGACTGGGCAGACTTGATGTATCAGTAAAACTCCTGTGTCGCCCAATTCAAAACTCCAAACGCCATGCAATGCCATGTGATATAAACAACCAAGCAGATGAATTCTTTAGTTCAGCTCCAATATCCAGGGCGATCTTGCCAATAATCTGACGGCATGTTCATGCAACGCCATTGCGATATACCCCTTCCCATCTCTCCTCAACACCCCCAACTTTGTtcctcaggaccttgatctcagcatcaagctcGTCTACGTTTCTTGACAGAGCGCTGACTTCCTCAAACCGTCTTGAGCCCTGGGCGGTCTTGACCATGGCTTCAACCATGAAACGCTGCTCTTCCAAGACAACGAGTCGCTCGCGAAGCTCTTTTTCCTCCGCCTCGAGCTGACTCACAACTGTACTTCCTTCACTAGGTGCTTGTGACGACGTCTCGTCAGCTAGCTCTGAGTGCCGTAAACTCGATCCGGAGTGGTGATGTGAAGCAAGAAGTCGTGAGGTAGAAACTGCTGtagaagatgatgcagatgagCGTGAGCGGAGCAGCTGAGGGAGGCTCTTTAGAGGAAGCATATTGGTGTGAAGGAAACCGCTAGCGTATGTATATATCGCCATTTGAAGACGTCGTTGTGTCGGGCTCTCGGTTGGGAGATCACGCAGGCGCTTCGCAGCAATGCCATATTTCCCAAAGCTGTCAACCAAACGCTTGCGAATCTTGGCCGCCTCCTGAATCTGTGCATGTGTAGGAGGTGGCTTGTTGAGATCAATCTCCCCGCTCTCCTTTTTCTCCGGTTGTAGATTCAGTAGGGCCCGATGAAACGATGGCAGAAGTTGCTGGATTCCACGCTCAAATTGCCTCAACGTTTCGTATGCTCGTTGATCCACCGGTTTGTGCTGTAACGAAGCTGCAAAATCACGAGCGGAGAAGATTGTGTGCTTGCAATCGCGACACATCCGAATGTCTATCCCTACTTGCCCGTCGCCAGTAACTGACAAGGGCTTTTCAGTCCCTGAAGGCGCTTTTGTTGCTCCATTGGTTTCGTTCGACACATTGAGGCCAACTTCAGAAGAGCATCCTGTTTGCGGATCGCCACACACGACACGTCCACATATACGGCAATGGTGCCTCCTAAACGTCCAAGAGCCAAATTCCTGCTGGCAAAAAGGGCATTTCGAGACAGTAGCATCTTCTTCCCAAGTAACAACGGACTGCTCGATGAGCTTCCGGGGGTTCTTTTGTCCTGCTAGCGATGTAACTGGGCCTAGTAAGGAGCCATTGGATTGTGTAAGTTTTTCGGGAGGGTTCGCCAGTAATTTTGTGAGTTTTGTTAATCGTTTTTCGAGTCGTGAGATTTCTAGATTCTGTCGTTCgacctttttccttcttattTCCACGAACGCGTTGGTGTGGTCCGTCAATACACCTTGGTGATCGTTATATCCATCTCTTGATTTAAAGCATGTCTCGCAAACTCGTGCCCAGTAGCCTCGAACCGGTTCGTGTTTTGCGCTTCGACTCAATTTCATTTGGTACATGGTATGTTCCTCGCAGAATAATCGTCCA belongs to Fusarium musae strain F31 chromosome 9, whole genome shotgun sequence and includes:
- a CDS encoding hypothetical protein (EggNog:ENOG41) — its product is MATIRHARREDAPTILQLIQELADYEKEPDANKATVESIQATVAFAPSDSPNVDASIIPATEPISPTKPARCLLLFTPEGEAAGMALYFYNYSTWRSRAGIYLEDLYVRESARGKGYGKKLLSTLAKQVLAIDGARLDWVVLKWNEPSIKFYESIGAYAMNDWVGMRVDGEGLNKLANLMDS
- a CDS encoding hypothetical protein (EggNog:ENOG41) encodes the protein MPRPHFVIPTYLPPLHLYRHILRETSYLPPAIRPEVTHRIRTRFRSHRKYDRHQNRHRVTAVNLLRKLRAANSGKQTLMEDLIMEAFGRTGARRRSLLSDFIKLEPPSNSDALEALIQGVEAHEKSTETVELKAIKLQADSSPHRPAETAIDSQTSKNPPKDSNETPGNGEEPKAKAPLVRKGPKPLQPAFYAKWDTEKLRKLLRSQRDLQQSARLSWPHRDIKSLQPDSKVPSQTIWGKPPTPNIYQAKRAKFWKRISNKTMPPLGKDEWDLLGRLSSGAQQEDQWKVPERRPVAKPSHGSTTKSDTWDWEGYASRPASQVERQSPLSVYGLVGRNREKHPYQPRLNHQEYSPRWFRRAYQRVWQFTPKMDPDSKPDKLKFIWGALTTPAVPPTRAQLAIFEGVDSKGKKPNPPSRSQRAPYSQSRTAANPLETQKS
- a CDS encoding hypothetical protein (EggNog:ENOG41) — translated: MSQQSQSGVGNSFRGYNGDSEGATIYSASYSGVDVYEMEVNNVAVMRRRNDSWLNATQILKVAGVDKGKRTKILEKEIQTGEHEKVQGGYGKYQGTWIKFDRGVQVCRQYGVEELLRPLLTYDMGQDGGVAGRGDFNTPTKEQAMAAQRKRLYNQSTDGRPNGLSGTFFKNISTTASHAVAAISKARFDSPGPRSRNGPSRAPSFSRQASMQNGDDFPSNSQQSFASDYGQQVDSAYSTQQINNSVQMNETEPPRKRQRVAMTPGDSFSGYGQNMDMYAAAFPGSPTEPNESFIYTQNTMQDGSPVDEGSGPLAPLPYEMSPEVEMKRNMLMSLFLEAPGTDPTKHDMLRSYTPKELDMPIDLQSHTALHWAATLARMPLLRALIAAGASPSRVNASGETALMRACLVTNSQDHNSFPDLLEVLGSTIEARDHKGRTVLHHIAVTSAVKGRNAASRYYLESLLEWVVRQGSAPNSQATNGNGPSASQSANPKMGIARFMSEIVNAQDSVGDTALNIASRIGNRSIISQLLEVGADPNIANRVGLRPLDFGIGSENVEDKTNGEINVDKNGATGTNQRSRESSDEIVASISHLLSETGSAFQTEMKAKQASLDTLHTTLRTTSTQLGEARRTFEHLTATLKKQQLARQKVANLSHAREDEQVRLMQEQSRASQPNPSSSWETELSAMLEAADDTSGSGFGGEGLLPSAAVLRARIRAVEGRRDMTRKMVAALKGRSRDVEVKYRRVVALCTGVQEDEVDAVIDGLLKAVESEHEELEINRVRRFLGGVEGVVH
- a CDS encoding hypothetical protein (EggNog:ENOG41~BUSCO:EOG092629RT) is translated as MSGRKLGGGRVLGSGRGLAPPTPPITNAPRVASPLAASESSISIASSSISPPVSGISPDIPGQDIGNSISVGAQGKGPADGALVCPICNEEMMTLLQLNRHIDDNHQELPEEEQDEVKTWFDKQVLKAKRFQPLSLINQKLRGLDVFESNESLPVAAPSSAAGKNTLEGPVDPDELITRHHWQRSTSYDLCTDPACGRSLGPLNGSINCRHCGRLFCEEHTMYQMKLSRSAKHEPVRGYWARVCETCFKSRDGYNDHQGVLTDHTNAFVEIRRKKVERQNLEISRLEKRLTKLTKLLANPPEKLTQSNGSLLGPVTSLAGQKNPRKLIEQSVVTWEEDATVSKCPFCQQEFGSWTFRRHHCRICGRVVCGDPQTGCSSEVGLNVSNETNGATKAPSGTEKPLSVTGDGQVGIDIRMCRDCKHTIFSARDFAASLQHKPVDQRAYETLRQFERGIQQLLPSFHRALLNLQPEKKESGEIDLNKPPPTHAQIQEAAKIRKRLVDSFGKYGIAAKRLRDLPTESPTQRRLQMAIYTYASGFLHTNMLPLKSLPQLLRSRSSASSSTAVSTSRLLASHHHSGSSLRHSELADETSSQAPSEGSTVVSQLEAEEKELRERLVVLEEQRFMVEAMVKTAQGSRRFEEVSALSRNVDELDAEIKVLRNKVGGVEERWEGVYRNGVA